A single Vespula vulgaris chromosome 3, iyVesVulg1.1, whole genome shotgun sequence DNA region contains:
- the LOC127062096 gene encoding fibroin heavy chain-like isoform X46, translating to MKVIAFSLLYIVASTTAFSINSSFKTSAALKGGSIISKIPSPGIIGAIGVSQSGGAAAGLSSNAGSSAGAGAAAGAGVGAGAGAGSNAGSGLGAGSNAGAGSNAGSGAGAGPNAGSGAAAGSNAGSNVGSSIAAGIAAGAAAAAGAGSNAGAGPNAGSNAGAGPNAGSNLGSSIAAGIAAGAAAGAGSNAGSNAGAGSNAGSNAGAGPNAGSNAGAGPNAGSAAGAGSNAGSDAGADPNAGSSVGSGIAAGESAGAAAGAGAGPNAGSAVGAGESAGAAAGAGAGPNAGSAVGAGESAGAAAGAGAGPNAGSAVGAGESAAAGAGSNAGSGVGEEGAEEPSSEQPTEAPSSSEQSSEAPSSSEQPCEEPSSSEQPSEAPSSSEQPSEAPSSSEQPCEEPSSSEQPSEAPSSSEQPSEAPSSSEQPSSASPSGSGVGAGVGAGVGAGVGAGAGSGAGAGAGAGAGVGAGVGAGVGAGVGAGVGAGAGSGAGAGAGAGAGVGAGVGLGAGAGAGAGAGAGAGVGAGVGVGVGAGVGAGAGAGAGAGLHVGVGAGAGAGAGAGAGAGAGAGLHVGVGAGLGAGVGAGLGVGVGAGVGGKVGAGVGAGLGGKVAAGISNLAARINGGAGGRIRVF from the exons ATGAAGGTAATAGCGTTCTCTCTACTGTACATTGTGGCTTCTACCACAGCCTTTTCG ataaattcttcttttaaaacgAGTGCAGCATTAAAAGGAGGTTCTATCATAAGCAAGATTCCAAGTCCAGGAATAATTGGAGCTATTGGAGTATCACAATCAGGAG GCGCAGCGGCAGGGCTAAGTTCTAATGCAGGATCAAGTGCAGGAGCAGGCGCAGCAGCAGGTGCAGGTGTAGGTGCAGGTGCAGGTGCAGGATCTAATGCAGGATCAGGTCTAGGAGCAGGTTCTAATGCAGGAGCAGGTTCTAATGCAGGATCAGGTGCAGGAGCAGGTCCTAATGCAGGATCAGGTGCAGCAGCAGGTTCTAATGCAGGATCAAATGTAGGATCAAGCATAGCAGCAGGCATAGCAGCAGGCGCAGCCGCAGCCGCAGGAGCAGGTTCTAATGCAGGAGCAGGTCCTAATGCAGGATCAAATGCAGGAGCAGGTCCTAATGCAGGATCAAATTTAGGATCAAGCATAGCAGCAGGCATAGCAGCAGGCGCAGCCGCAGGAGCAGGTTCTAATGCAGGATCAAATGCAGGAGCAGGTTCTAATGCAGGATCAAATGCAGGAGCAGGTCCTAATGCAGGATCAAATGCAGGAGCAGGTCCTAATGCAGGATCAGCCGCAGGAGCAGGTTCTAATGCAGGATCAGATGCAGGAGCAGATCCTAATGCAGGATCAAGTGTAGGATCAGGTATAGCAGCAGGTGAATCAGCAGGCGCAGCCGCAGGTGCAGGAGCAGGTCCTAATGCAGGATCAGCTGTAGGAGCAGGTGAATCAGCAGGCGCAGCCGCAGGTGCAGGAGCAGGTCCTAATGCAGGATCAGCTGTAGGAGCAGGTGAATCAGCAGGCGCAGCCGCAGGTGCAGGAGCAGGTCCTAATGCAGGATCAGCTGTAGGAGCAGGTGAATCAGCAGCCGCAGGTGCAGGTTCTAATGCAGGATCAGGTGTAGGAGAAGAAGGCGCAGAAGAACCTAGCTCTGAACAACCGACCGAAGCACCTAGCAGTTCTGAACAATCCAGTGAAGCACCTAGCAGCTCTGAACAACCATGTGAAGAACCTAGCAGCTCTGAACAACCAAGCGAAGCACCTAGCAGTTCTGAACAACCAAGTGAAGCACCTAGCAGCTCTGAACAACCATGTGAAGAACCTAGCAGCTCTGAACAACCAAGCGAAGCACCTAGCAGTTCTGAACAACCAAGTGAAGCACCTAGCAGCTCTGAACAACCGAGCTCTGCCTCACCAAGTGGATCGGGTGTCGGTGCAGGAGTAGGTGCAGGAGTAGGTGCAGGAGTAGGTGCAGGAGCAGGCTCAGGAGCAGGCGCAGGAGCAGGCGCAGGCGCAGGAGTAG GTGCAGGAGTAGGTGCAGGAGTAG GTGCAGGAGTAGGTGCAGGAGTAGGTGCAGGAGCAGGCTCAGGAGCAGGCGCAGGAGCAGGCGCAGGCGCAGGAGTAGGTGCAGGAGTAGGTTTAGGAGCAGGTGCAGGAGCAGGCGCAGGAGCAGGCGCAGGCGCAGGAGTAGGTGCAGGAGTAGGTGTAGGAGTAGGTGCAGGAGTAGGTGCAGGAGCAGGCGCAGGAGCAGGCGCAGGATTACATGTAGGAGTAGGTGCAGGAGCAGGTGCAGGAGCAGGCGCAGGCGCAGGCGCAGGCGCAGGCGCAGGATTACATGTAGGAGTAGGTGCAGGATTAGGTGCAGGAGTAGGTGCAGGATTAGGTGTAGGAGTCGGCGCAGGAGTAGGTGGAAAAGTAGGTGCAGGAGTAGGCGCAGGATTAGGTGGAAAAGTGGCTGCAGGAATATCAAATCTAGCTGCAAGAATAAATGGAGGAGCAGGAGGTCGTATAAGAGTATTTTAA
- the LOC127062096 gene encoding fibroin heavy chain-like isoform X23, which produces MKVIAFSLLYIVASTTAFSINSSFKTSAALKGGSIISKIPSPGIIGAIGVSQSGGAAAGLSSNAGSSAGAGAAAGAGVGAGAGAGSNAGSGLGAGSNAGAGSNAGSGAGAGPNAGSGAAAGSNAGSNVGSSIAAGIAAGAAAAAGAGSNAGAGPNAGSNAGAGPNAGSNLGSSIAAGIAAGAAAGAGSNAGSNAGAGSNAGSNAGAGPNAGSNAGAGPNAGSAAGAGSNAGSDAGADPNAGSSVGSGIAAGESAGAAAGAGAGPNAGSAVGAGESAGAAAGAGAGPNAGSAVGAGESAGAAAGAGAGPNAGSAVGAGESAAAGAGSNAGSGVGEEGAEEPSSEQPTEAPSSSEQSSEAPSSSEQPCEEPSSSEQPSEAPSSSEQPSEAPSSSEQPCEEPSSSEQPSEAPSSSEQPSEAPSSSEQPSSASPSGSGVGAGVGAGVGAGVGAGAGSGAGAGAGAGAGVGAGVGSGAGAGAGAGAGVGAGAGPGAGAGAGAGAGVGAGVGSEEPSSEQPTEAPSSSEQPTEAPSSSEQPSEAPSSSEQPCEEPSSSEQPSEAPSSSEQPSEAPSSSEQPCEDPSSSEQPSEAPSSSEQPSSASPSGSGVGAGVGAGVGAGVGAGAGSGAGAGAGAGAGVGAGVGLGAGAGAGAGAGAGAGLHVGVGAGLGAGVGAGLGVGVGAGVGGKVGAGVGAGLGGKVAAGISNLAARINGGAGGRIRVF; this is translated from the exons ATGAAGGTAATAGCGTTCTCTCTACTGTACATTGTGGCTTCTACCACAGCCTTTTCG ataaattcttcttttaaaacgAGTGCAGCATTAAAAGGAGGTTCTATCATAAGCAAGATTCCAAGTCCAGGAATAATTGGAGCTATTGGAGTATCACAATCAGGAG GCGCAGCGGCAGGGCTAAGTTCTAATGCAGGATCAAGTGCAGGAGCAGGCGCAGCAGCAGGTGCAGGTGTAGGTGCAGGTGCAGGTGCAGGATCTAATGCAGGATCAGGTCTAGGAGCAGGTTCTAATGCAGGAGCAGGTTCTAATGCAGGATCAGGTGCAGGAGCAGGTCCTAATGCAGGATCAGGTGCAGCAGCAGGTTCTAATGCAGGATCAAATGTAGGATCAAGCATAGCAGCAGGCATAGCAGCAGGCGCAGCCGCAGCCGCAGGAGCAGGTTCTAATGCAGGAGCAGGTCCTAATGCAGGATCAAATGCAGGAGCAGGTCCTAATGCAGGATCAAATTTAGGATCAAGCATAGCAGCAGGCATAGCAGCAGGCGCAGCCGCAGGAGCAGGTTCTAATGCAGGATCAAATGCAGGAGCAGGTTCTAATGCAGGATCAAATGCAGGAGCAGGTCCTAATGCAGGATCAAATGCAGGAGCAGGTCCTAATGCAGGATCAGCCGCAGGAGCAGGTTCTAATGCAGGATCAGATGCAGGAGCAGATCCTAATGCAGGATCAAGTGTAGGATCAGGTATAGCAGCAGGTGAATCAGCAGGCGCAGCCGCAGGTGCAGGAGCAGGTCCTAATGCAGGATCAGCTGTAGGAGCAGGTGAATCAGCAGGCGCAGCCGCAGGTGCAGGAGCAGGTCCTAATGCAGGATCAGCTGTAGGAGCAGGTGAATCAGCAGGCGCAGCCGCAGGTGCAGGAGCAGGTCCTAATGCAGGATCAGCTGTAGGAGCAGGTGAATCAGCAGCCGCAGGTGCAGGTTCTAATGCAGGATCAGGTGTAGGAGAAGAAGGCGCAGAAGAACCTAGCTCTGAACAACCGACCGAAGCACCTAGCAGTTCTGAACAATCCAGTGAAGCACCTAGCAGCTCTGAACAACCATGTGAAGAACCTAGCAGCTCTGAACAACCAAGCGAAGCACCTAGCAGTTCTGAACAACCAAGTGAAGCACCTAGCAGCTCTGAACAACCATGTGAAGAACCTAGCAGCTCTGAACAACCAAGCGAAGCACCTAGCAGTTCTGAACAACCAAGTGAAGCACCTAGCAGCTCTGAACAACCGAGCTCTGCCTCACCAAGTGGATCGGGTGTCGGTGCAGGAGTAGGTGCAGGAGTAGGTGCAGGAGTAGGTGCAGGAGCAGGCTCAGGAGCAGGCGCAGGAGCAGGCGCAGGCGCAGGAGTAGGTGCAGGAGTAGGTTCAGGAGCAGGTGCAGGAGCAGGTGCAGGCGCAGGAGTAGGTGCAGGAGCAGGTCCAGGAGCAGGCGCAGGAGCAGGCGCAGGCGCAGGAGTAGGTGCAGGAGTAGGTTCAGAAGAACCTAGCTCTGAACAACCGACCGAAGCACCTAGCAGTTCTGAACAACCGACCGAAGCACCTAGCAGTTCTGAACAACCAAGTGAAGCACCTAGCAGCTCTGAACAACCATGTGAAGAACCTAGCAGCTCTGAACAACCAAGCGAAGCACCTAGCAGTTCTGAACAACCAAGTGAAGCACCTAGCAGCTCTGAACAACCATGTGAAGATCCTAGCAGCTCTGAACAACCAAGTGAAGCACCTAGCAGCTCTGAACAACCGAGCTCTGCCTCACCAAGTGGGTCGGGTGTCGGTGCAGGAGTAG GTGCAGGAGTAGGTGCAGGAGTAGGTGCAGGAGCAGGCTCAGGAGCAGGCGCAGGAGCAGGCGCAGGCGCAGGAGTAGGTGCAGGAGTAGGTTTAGGAGCAGGTGCAGGAGCAGGCGCAGGAGCAG GCGCAGGCGCAGGATTACATGTAGGAGTAGGTGCAGGATTAGGTGCAGGAGTAGGTGCAGGATTAGGTGTAGGAGTCGGCGCAGGAGTAGGTGGAAAAGTAGGTGCAGGAGTAGGCGCAGGATTAGGTGGAAAAGTGGCTGCAGGAATATCAAATCTAGCTGCAAGAATAAATGGAGGAGCAGGAGGTCGTATAAGAGTATTTTAA
- the LOC127062096 gene encoding fibroin heavy chain-like isoform X21 yields the protein MKVIAFSLLYIVASTTAFSINSSFKTSAALKGGSIISKIPSPGIIGAIGVSQSGGAAAGLSSNAGSSAGAGAAAGAGVGAGAGAGSNAGSGLGAGSNAGAGSNAGSGAGAGPNAGSGAAAGSNAGSNVGSSIAAGIAAGAAAAAGAGSNAGAGPNAGSNAGAGPNAGSNLGSSIAAGIAAGAAAGAGSNAGSNAGAGSNAGSNAGAGPNAGSNAGAGPNAGSAAGAGSNAGSDAGADPNAGSSVGSGIAAGESAGAAAGAGAGPNAGSAVGAGESAGAAAGAGAGPNAGSAVGAGESAGAAAGAGAGPNAGSAVGAGESAAAGAGSNAGSGVGEEGAEEPSSEQPTEAPSSSEQSSEAPSSSEQPCEEPSSSEQPSEAPSSSEQPSEAPSSSEQPCEEPSSSEQPSEAPSSSEQPSEAPSSSEQPSSASPSGSGVGAGVGAGVGAGVGAGAGSGAGAGAGAGAGVGAGVGSGAGAGAGAGAGVGAGAGPGAGAGAGAGAGVGAGVGSEEPSSEQPTEAPSSSEQPTEAPSSSEQPSEAPSSSEQPCEEPSSSEQPSEAPSSSEQPSEAPSSSEQPCEDPSSSEQPSEAPSSSEQPSSASPSGSGVGAGVGAGVGAGVGAGAGSGAGAGVGAGVGAGAGAGAGAGAGLHVGVGAGAGAGAGAGAGAGAGAGLHVGVGAGLGAGVGAGLGVGVGAGVGGKVGAGVGAGLGGKVAAGISNLAARINGGAGGRIRVF from the exons ATGAAGGTAATAGCGTTCTCTCTACTGTACATTGTGGCTTCTACCACAGCCTTTTCG ataaattcttcttttaaaacgAGTGCAGCATTAAAAGGAGGTTCTATCATAAGCAAGATTCCAAGTCCAGGAATAATTGGAGCTATTGGAGTATCACAATCAGGAG GCGCAGCGGCAGGGCTAAGTTCTAATGCAGGATCAAGTGCAGGAGCAGGCGCAGCAGCAGGTGCAGGTGTAGGTGCAGGTGCAGGTGCAGGATCTAATGCAGGATCAGGTCTAGGAGCAGGTTCTAATGCAGGAGCAGGTTCTAATGCAGGATCAGGTGCAGGAGCAGGTCCTAATGCAGGATCAGGTGCAGCAGCAGGTTCTAATGCAGGATCAAATGTAGGATCAAGCATAGCAGCAGGCATAGCAGCAGGCGCAGCCGCAGCCGCAGGAGCAGGTTCTAATGCAGGAGCAGGTCCTAATGCAGGATCAAATGCAGGAGCAGGTCCTAATGCAGGATCAAATTTAGGATCAAGCATAGCAGCAGGCATAGCAGCAGGCGCAGCCGCAGGAGCAGGTTCTAATGCAGGATCAAATGCAGGAGCAGGTTCTAATGCAGGATCAAATGCAGGAGCAGGTCCTAATGCAGGATCAAATGCAGGAGCAGGTCCTAATGCAGGATCAGCCGCAGGAGCAGGTTCTAATGCAGGATCAGATGCAGGAGCAGATCCTAATGCAGGATCAAGTGTAGGATCAGGTATAGCAGCAGGTGAATCAGCAGGCGCAGCCGCAGGTGCAGGAGCAGGTCCTAATGCAGGATCAGCTGTAGGAGCAGGTGAATCAGCAGGCGCAGCCGCAGGTGCAGGAGCAGGTCCTAATGCAGGATCAGCTGTAGGAGCAGGTGAATCAGCAGGCGCAGCCGCAGGTGCAGGAGCAGGTCCTAATGCAGGATCAGCTGTAGGAGCAGGTGAATCAGCAGCCGCAGGTGCAGGTTCTAATGCAGGATCAGGTGTAGGAGAAGAAGGCGCAGAAGAACCTAGCTCTGAACAACCGACCGAAGCACCTAGCAGTTCTGAACAATCCAGTGAAGCACCTAGCAGCTCTGAACAACCATGTGAAGAACCTAGCAGCTCTGAACAACCAAGCGAAGCACCTAGCAGTTCTGAACAACCAAGTGAAGCACCTAGCAGCTCTGAACAACCATGTGAAGAACCTAGCAGCTCTGAACAACCAAGCGAAGCACCTAGCAGTTCTGAACAACCAAGTGAAGCACCTAGCAGCTCTGAACAACCGAGCTCTGCCTCACCAAGTGGATCGGGTGTCGGTGCAGGAGTAGGTGCAGGAGTAGGTGCAGGAGTAGGTGCAGGAGCAGGCTCAGGAGCAGGCGCAGGAGCAGGCGCAGGCGCAGGAGTAGGTGCAGGAGTAGGTTCAGGAGCAGGTGCAGGAGCAGGTGCAGGCGCAGGAGTAGGTGCAGGAGCAGGTCCAGGAGCAGGCGCAGGAGCAGGCGCAGGCGCAGGAGTAGGTGCAGGAGTAGGTTCAGAAGAACCTAGCTCTGAACAACCGACCGAAGCACCTAGCAGTTCTGAACAACCGACCGAAGCACCTAGCAGTTCTGAACAACCAAGTGAAGCACCTAGCAGCTCTGAACAACCATGTGAAGAACCTAGCAGCTCTGAACAACCAAGCGAAGCACCTAGCAGTTCTGAACAACCAAGTGAAGCACCTAGCAGCTCTGAACAACCATGTGAAGATCCTAGCAGCTCTGAACAACCAAGTGAAGCACCTAGCAGCTCTGAACAACCGAGCTCTGCCTCACCAAGTGGGTCGGGTGTCGGTGCAGGAGTAGGTGCAGGAGTAGGTGCAGGAGTAGGTGCAGGAGCAGGCTCAGGAGCAG GTGCAGGAGTAGGTGCAGGAGTAG GTGCAGGAGCAGGCGCAGGAGCAGGCGCAG GCGCAGGATTACATGTAGGAGTAGGTGCAGGAGCAGGTGCAGGAGCAGGCGCAGGCGCAGGCGCAGGCGCAGGCGCAGGATTACATGTAGGAGTAGGTGCAGGATTAGGTGCAGGAGTAGGTGCAGGATTAGGTGTAGGAGTCGGCGCAGGAGTAGGTGGAAAAGTAGGTGCAGGAGTAGGCGCAGGATTAGGTGGAAAAGTGGCTGCAGGAATATCAAATCTAGCTGCAAGAATAAATGGAGGAGCAGGAGGTCGTATAAGAGTATTTTAA
- the LOC127062096 gene encoding fibroin heavy chain-like isoform X29, translating into MKVIAFSLLYIVASTTAFSINSSFKTSAALKGGSIISKIPSPGIIGAIGVSQSGGAAAGLSSNAGSSAGAGAAAGAGVGAGAGAGSNAGSGLGAGSNAGAGSNAGSGAGAGPNAGSGAAAGSNAGSNVGSSIAAGIAAGAAAAAGAGSNAGAGPNAGSNAGAGPNAGSNLGSSIAAGIAAGAAAGAGSNAGSNAGAGSNAGSNAGAGPNAGSNAGAGPNAGSAAGAGSNAGSDAGADPNAGSSVGSGIAAGESAGAAAGAGAGPNAGSAVGAGESAGAAAGAGAGPNAGSAVGAGESAGAAAGAGAGPNAGSAVGAGESAAAGAGSNAGSGVGEEGAEEPSSEQPTEAPSSSEQSSEAPSSSEQPCEEPSSSEQPSEAPSSSEQPSEAPSSSEQPCEEPSSSEQPSEAPSSSEQPSEAPSSSEQPSSASPSGSGVGAGVGAGVGAGVGAGAGSGAGAGAGAGAGVGAGVGSGAGAGAGAGAGVGAGAGPGAGAGAGAGAGVGAGVGSEEPSSEQPTEAPSSSEQPTEAPSSSEQPSEAPSSSEQPCEEPSSSEQPSEAPSSSEQPSEAPSSSEQPCEDPSSSEQPSEAPSSSEQPSSASPSGSGVGAGVGAGVGAGVGAGVGAGVGAGAGSGAGAGAGAGAGVGAGVGAGVGAGLGVGVGAGVGGKVGAGVGAGLGGKVAAGISNLAARINGGAGGRIRVF; encoded by the exons ATGAAGGTAATAGCGTTCTCTCTACTGTACATTGTGGCTTCTACCACAGCCTTTTCG ataaattcttcttttaaaacgAGTGCAGCATTAAAAGGAGGTTCTATCATAAGCAAGATTCCAAGTCCAGGAATAATTGGAGCTATTGGAGTATCACAATCAGGAG GCGCAGCGGCAGGGCTAAGTTCTAATGCAGGATCAAGTGCAGGAGCAGGCGCAGCAGCAGGTGCAGGTGTAGGTGCAGGTGCAGGTGCAGGATCTAATGCAGGATCAGGTCTAGGAGCAGGTTCTAATGCAGGAGCAGGTTCTAATGCAGGATCAGGTGCAGGAGCAGGTCCTAATGCAGGATCAGGTGCAGCAGCAGGTTCTAATGCAGGATCAAATGTAGGATCAAGCATAGCAGCAGGCATAGCAGCAGGCGCAGCCGCAGCCGCAGGAGCAGGTTCTAATGCAGGAGCAGGTCCTAATGCAGGATCAAATGCAGGAGCAGGTCCTAATGCAGGATCAAATTTAGGATCAAGCATAGCAGCAGGCATAGCAGCAGGCGCAGCCGCAGGAGCAGGTTCTAATGCAGGATCAAATGCAGGAGCAGGTTCTAATGCAGGATCAAATGCAGGAGCAGGTCCTAATGCAGGATCAAATGCAGGAGCAGGTCCTAATGCAGGATCAGCCGCAGGAGCAGGTTCTAATGCAGGATCAGATGCAGGAGCAGATCCTAATGCAGGATCAAGTGTAGGATCAGGTATAGCAGCAGGTGAATCAGCAGGCGCAGCCGCAGGTGCAGGAGCAGGTCCTAATGCAGGATCAGCTGTAGGAGCAGGTGAATCAGCAGGCGCAGCCGCAGGTGCAGGAGCAGGTCCTAATGCAGGATCAGCTGTAGGAGCAGGTGAATCAGCAGGCGCAGCCGCAGGTGCAGGAGCAGGTCCTAATGCAGGATCAGCTGTAGGAGCAGGTGAATCAGCAGCCGCAGGTGCAGGTTCTAATGCAGGATCAGGTGTAGGAGAAGAAGGCGCAGAAGAACCTAGCTCTGAACAACCGACCGAAGCACCTAGCAGTTCTGAACAATCCAGTGAAGCACCTAGCAGCTCTGAACAACCATGTGAAGAACCTAGCAGCTCTGAACAACCAAGCGAAGCACCTAGCAGTTCTGAACAACCAAGTGAAGCACCTAGCAGCTCTGAACAACCATGTGAAGAACCTAGCAGCTCTGAACAACCAAGCGAAGCACCTAGCAGTTCTGAACAACCAAGTGAAGCACCTAGCAGCTCTGAACAACCGAGCTCTGCCTCACCAAGTGGATCGGGTGTCGGTGCAGGAGTAGGTGCAGGAGTAGGTGCAGGAGTAGGTGCAGGAGCAGGCTCAGGAGCAGGCGCAGGAGCAGGCGCAGGCGCAGGAGTAGGTGCAGGAGTAGGTTCAGGAGCAGGTGCAGGAGCAGGTGCAGGCGCAGGAGTAGGTGCAGGAGCAGGTCCAGGAGCAGGCGCAGGAGCAGGCGCAGGCGCAGGAGTAGGTGCAGGAGTAGGTTCAGAAGAACCTAGCTCTGAACAACCGACCGAAGCACCTAGCAGTTCTGAACAACCGACCGAAGCACCTAGCAGTTCTGAACAACCAAGTGAAGCACCTAGCAGCTCTGAACAACCATGTGAAGAACCTAGCAGCTCTGAACAACCAAGCGAAGCACCTAGCAGTTCTGAACAACCAAGTGAAGCACCTAGCAGCTCTGAACAACCATGTGAAGATCCTAGCAGCTCTGAACAACCAAGTGAAGCACCTAGCAGCTCTGAACAACCGAGCTCTGCCTCACCAAGTGGGTCGGGTGTCGGTGCAGGAGTAGGTGCAGGAGTAGGTGCAGGAGTAG GTGCAGGAGTAGGTGCAGGAGTAGGTGCAGGAGCAGGCTCAGGAGCAGGCGCAGGAGCAGGCGCAGGCGCAGGAGTAGGTGCAGGAGTAG GTGCAGGAGTAGGTGCAGGATTAGGTGTAGGAGTCGGCGCAGGAGTAGGTGGAAAAGTAGGTGCAGGAGTAGGCGCAGGATTAGGTGGAAAAGTGGCTGCAGGAATATCAAATCTAGCTGCAAGAATAAATGGAGGAGCAGGAGGTCGTATAAGAGTATTTTAA
- the LOC127062096 gene encoding fibroin heavy chain-like isoform X35 — MKVIAFSLLYIVASTTAFSINSSFKTSAALKGGSIISKIPSPGIIGAIGVSQSGGAAAGLSSNAGSSAGAGAAAGAGVGAGAGAGSNAGSGLGAGSNAGAGSNAGSGAGAGPNAGSGAAAGSNAGSNVGSSIAAGIAAGAAAAAGAGSNAGAGPNAGSNAGAGPNAGSNLGSSIAAGIAAGAAAGAGSNAGSNAGAGSNAGSNAGAGPNAGSNAGAGPNAGSAAGAGSNAGSDAGADPNAGSSVGSGIAAGESAGAAAGAGAGPNAGSAVGAGESAGAAAGAGAGPNAGSAVGAGESAGAAAGAGAGPNAGSAVGAGESAAAGAGSNAGSGVGEEGAEEPSSEQPTEAPSSSEQSSEAPSSSEQPCEEPSSSEQPSEAPSSSEQPSEAPSSSEQPCEEPSSSEQPSEAPSSSEQPSEAPSSSEQPSSASPSGSGVGAGVGAGVGAGVGAGAGSGAGAGAGAGAGVGAGVGSGAGAGAGAGAGVGAGAGPGAGAGAGAGAGVGAGVGSEEPSSEQPTEAPSSSEQPTEAPSSSEQPSEAPSSSEQPCEEPSSSEQPSEAPSSSEQPSEAPSSSEQPCEDPSSSEQPSEAPSSSEQPSSASPSGSGVGAGVGAGVGAGVGAGVGAGVGAGAGSGAGAGAGAGAGVGAGVGAGVGAGLGGKVAAGISNLAARINGGAGGRIRVF, encoded by the exons ATGAAGGTAATAGCGTTCTCTCTACTGTACATTGTGGCTTCTACCACAGCCTTTTCG ataaattcttcttttaaaacgAGTGCAGCATTAAAAGGAGGTTCTATCATAAGCAAGATTCCAAGTCCAGGAATAATTGGAGCTATTGGAGTATCACAATCAGGAG GCGCAGCGGCAGGGCTAAGTTCTAATGCAGGATCAAGTGCAGGAGCAGGCGCAGCAGCAGGTGCAGGTGTAGGTGCAGGTGCAGGTGCAGGATCTAATGCAGGATCAGGTCTAGGAGCAGGTTCTAATGCAGGAGCAGGTTCTAATGCAGGATCAGGTGCAGGAGCAGGTCCTAATGCAGGATCAGGTGCAGCAGCAGGTTCTAATGCAGGATCAAATGTAGGATCAAGCATAGCAGCAGGCATAGCAGCAGGCGCAGCCGCAGCCGCAGGAGCAGGTTCTAATGCAGGAGCAGGTCCTAATGCAGGATCAAATGCAGGAGCAGGTCCTAATGCAGGATCAAATTTAGGATCAAGCATAGCAGCAGGCATAGCAGCAGGCGCAGCCGCAGGAGCAGGTTCTAATGCAGGATCAAATGCAGGAGCAGGTTCTAATGCAGGATCAAATGCAGGAGCAGGTCCTAATGCAGGATCAAATGCAGGAGCAGGTCCTAATGCAGGATCAGCCGCAGGAGCAGGTTCTAATGCAGGATCAGATGCAGGAGCAGATCCTAATGCAGGATCAAGTGTAGGATCAGGTATAGCAGCAGGTGAATCAGCAGGCGCAGCCGCAGGTGCAGGAGCAGGTCCTAATGCAGGATCAGCTGTAGGAGCAGGTGAATCAGCAGGCGCAGCCGCAGGTGCAGGAGCAGGTCCTAATGCAGGATCAGCTGTAGGAGCAGGTGAATCAGCAGGCGCAGCCGCAGGTGCAGGAGCAGGTCCTAATGCAGGATCAGCTGTAGGAGCAGGTGAATCAGCAGCCGCAGGTGCAGGTTCTAATGCAGGATCAGGTGTAGGAGAAGAAGGCGCAGAAGAACCTAGCTCTGAACAACCGACCGAAGCACCTAGCAGTTCTGAACAATCCAGTGAAGCACCTAGCAGCTCTGAACAACCATGTGAAGAACCTAGCAGCTCTGAACAACCAAGCGAAGCACCTAGCAGTTCTGAACAACCAAGTGAAGCACCTAGCAGCTCTGAACAACCATGTGAAGAACCTAGCAGCTCTGAACAACCAAGCGAAGCACCTAGCAGTTCTGAACAACCAAGTGAAGCACCTAGCAGCTCTGAACAACCGAGCTCTGCCTCACCAAGTGGATCGGGTGTCGGTGCAGGAGTAGGTGCAGGAGTAGGTGCAGGAGTAGGTGCAGGAGCAGGCTCAGGAGCAGGCGCAGGAGCAGGCGCAGGCGCAGGAGTAGGTGCAGGAGTAGGTTCAGGAGCAGGTGCAGGAGCAGGTGCAGGCGCAGGAGTAGGTGCAGGAGCAGGTCCAGGAGCAGGCGCAGGAGCAGGCGCAGGCGCAGGAGTAGGTGCAGGAGTAGGTTCAGAAGAACCTAGCTCTGAACAACCGACCGAAGCACCTAGCAGTTCTGAACAACCGACCGAAGCACCTAGCAGTTCTGAACAACCAAGTGAAGCACCTAGCAGCTCTGAACAACCATGTGAAGAACCTAGCAGCTCTGAACAACCAAGCGAAGCACCTAGCAGTTCTGAACAACCAAGTGAAGCACCTAGCAGCTCTGAACAACCATGTGAAGATCCTAGCAGCTCTGAACAACCAAGTGAAGCACCTAGCAGCTCTGAACAACCGAGCTCTGCCTCACCAAGTGGGTCGGGTGTCGGTGCAGGAGTAGGTGCAGGAGTAGGTGCAGGAGTAG GTGCAGGAGTAGGTGCAGGAGTAGGTGCAGGAGCAGGCTCAGGAGCAGGCGCAGGAGCAGGCGCAGGCGCAGGAGTAGGTGCAGGAGTAG GTGCAGGAGTAGGCGCAGGATTAGGTGGAAAAGTGGCTGCAGGAATATCAAATCTAGCTGCAAGAATAAATGGAGGAGCAGGAGGTCGTATAAGAGTATTTTAA